Proteins co-encoded in one Halorussus vallis genomic window:
- a CDS encoding SDR family oxidoreductase, which produces MEDTPLDGKVALVTGASSGIGEATAHALARDGAAVALAARREKVLNDVATKVESEWDAETLVVPTNVRDEDSVEEAVDAVVSEFGGLDALVNNAGLARGESVEGLSTEQYRTMMETNVDGVFYATRAALPHLREAEGNLVFVGSFAGKFPRPFNPVYAATKWWLRGFAHSVEGNVGSDGVAVTVVNPSEVRSEFGSADGESFAERFEEGEVTEPEEVADAVAFAARQTNSTVSELDIYRRDKFSGF; this is translated from the coding sequence ATGGAAGACACTCCGCTCGACGGGAAGGTCGCGCTCGTCACGGGCGCGAGTTCGGGTATCGGCGAGGCCACCGCACACGCGCTGGCGCGCGACGGCGCGGCCGTCGCGCTCGCGGCCCGGCGCGAGAAGGTGTTGAACGACGTGGCGACGAAGGTCGAGAGCGAGTGGGACGCCGAGACGCTGGTCGTCCCGACGAACGTGCGCGACGAAGACTCGGTCGAGGAGGCCGTCGACGCGGTCGTCTCGGAATTCGGCGGCCTGGACGCGCTGGTCAACAACGCGGGACTCGCCCGCGGCGAGTCGGTCGAAGGACTGTCGACCGAGCAGTACCGGACGATGATGGAGACGAACGTCGACGGCGTCTTCTACGCGACCCGGGCCGCCCTCCCGCACCTCCGAGAAGCCGAGGGCAACCTCGTCTTCGTCGGAAGCTTCGCCGGGAAGTTCCCCCGACCGTTCAACCCGGTCTACGCCGCCACCAAGTGGTGGCTCCGGGGGTTCGCCCACAGCGTCGAGGGCAACGTCGGGTCCGACGGCGTGGCGGTCACCGTCGTCAACCCCAGCGAGGTCCGGAGCGAGTTCGGGTCGGCCGACGGCGAGTCCTTCGCCGAGCGGTTCGAGGAGGGCGAAGTCACCGAACCCGAGGAGGTCGCCGATGCGGTCGCGTTCGCGGCCCGCCAGACGAACTCGACCGTGAGCGAACTCGACATCTACCGGCGCGACAAGTTCAGCGGCTTCTGA
- a CDS encoding DUF7504 family protein, producing the protein MARDRFHIWDSECDTSFDDDFSDFLHLLNELKAIGCNILVVGEAPRCVFTRASAHLLGGPETVRHHLLAVTDVAARSVADRLPDPESTPRPLGETTHVVNYAASVRSVTSPTDPATPPEVAGVPETRIEESDLERLEATLVESIDEFTARAVSPRSAELRVAVDSLEPLVARHGEAAVGRLLRAVGASVCEANAMAHYVLPEPYDSETVRALAEEVDAVAELRAVDPAEYGHDAQERWHVPGRDLTMDWTPL; encoded by the coding sequence ATGGCGAGAGACCGATTTCACATCTGGGACTCCGAGTGCGATACGTCGTTCGACGACGACTTCTCGGACTTCCTCCACCTCCTCAACGAACTGAAAGCCATCGGCTGTAACATCCTGGTGGTCGGCGAGGCGCCCCGGTGCGTGTTCACGCGCGCGAGCGCCCACCTCCTCGGCGGGCCGGAGACGGTCCGCCACCACCTCCTGGCCGTGACCGACGTGGCCGCCCGGAGCGTCGCCGACCGACTCCCCGACCCCGAGTCGACGCCGCGACCGCTCGGCGAGACGACCCACGTCGTCAACTACGCCGCCTCGGTCCGGTCGGTCACGTCACCGACCGACCCCGCGACCCCGCCGGAGGTCGCGGGCGTCCCCGAGACGCGAATCGAGGAGTCGGACCTCGAACGCCTCGAAGCGACGCTCGTCGAGTCGATAGACGAGTTTACCGCCCGCGCGGTGAGTCCCCGCTCGGCGGAACTCCGGGTGGCCGTCGACTCGCTCGAACCGCTGGTGGCCCGACACGGCGAGGCGGCGGTCGGGCGTCTCCTCCGAGCGGTCGGCGCGTCGGTCTGCGAGGCGAACGCGATGGCCCACTACGTCCTCCCCGAACCGTACGACAGCGAAACCGTCCGAGCGCTGGCCGAGGAGGTCGACGCCGTCGCCGAACTCCGCGCGGTCGACCCCGCCGAGTACGGCCACGACGCCCAAGAGCGGTGGCACGTCCCGGGTCGAGACCTCACGATGGACTGGACGCCGCTCTGA
- a CDS encoding SDR family oxidoreductase: MTEQKVAVVTAAGSGIGEACARRLHEDGYTPVLLSRSGSAVEVAKELGGDGFEGSVTNPDDLAALVETTYDRYGRIDAVVNNTGHPASGGLLEISDEEWHEGIDLVLLNTVRMARLITPLMDEQGGGAFVNISTFSAFEPSAEFPVSSVLRAGLGSFTKLYADQYAASGIRMNTVQPGFVDSYEVDEETRSQIPMGRPAQTEEIADAVAYLLSPKSSYITGQNIRVDGGLTESI, from the coding sequence ATGACTGAACAGAAAGTCGCAGTCGTTACCGCTGCGGGAAGCGGTATCGGGGAAGCCTGTGCGCGGCGATTACACGAAGATGGATACACGCCGGTTCTGTTATCACGGTCAGGGAGCGCTGTTGAGGTTGCGAAGGAACTCGGCGGAGACGGGTTCGAAGGGTCAGTGACGAATCCCGATGACTTGGCGGCGCTCGTCGAGACGACATACGATCGCTACGGGCGTATCGACGCGGTGGTGAACAACACGGGCCACCCGGCGTCCGGCGGCCTGCTCGAAATTTCGGACGAGGAGTGGCACGAGGGAATAGACCTCGTGCTTTTGAATACGGTTCGGATGGCGCGACTCATCACGCCTCTCATGGACGAACAGGGTGGCGGGGCGTTCGTGAACATCTCCACGTTCTCGGCGTTTGAGCCGTCGGCTGAGTTCCCGGTGTCGTCAGTGCTTCGGGCCGGACTTGGGAGTTTCACCAAACTCTACGCCGACCAGTACGCCGCCAGCGGCATCCGGATGAATACAGTGCAGCCGGGATTCGTCGATAGTTACGAGGTAGACGAGGAGACACGATCGCAAATCCCAATGGGACGACCGGCACAAACCGAGGAGATCGCGGACGCAGTTGCGTACCTGCTCTCCCCCAAGTCAAGTTACATCACTGGACAGAACATCCGTGTCGATGGCGGTCTTACAGAGTCCATCTAG
- a CDS encoding helix-turn-helix transcriptional regulator: MRRLLAVGLVVALLVGTVPVTSVSGTPTARDATAAPKTLGAAEDFDSVEFHVTVYENGTAEWTFMYQRTLNNESERQQFHRFANEFNNNSTKLYTQFKAQAQRLTSAGQNVTGRAMKAESFSKNAEVGGLVNNNRGIVQMSFQWTGFASADGDTLVIGDVFEGGLYIGPNQSMVVHSGPQLRFQSVSPNVSSMAGDDLASSESVTWQGERDFTDRRPRVKFEPVKTTPTVTTETGDANETTPGNASQPPANGGSPLFLFVAAVVVLLGLAAAFAWRQGDFGSLGGTSDNPGSGGAGGAGAAAVQQRDDPAPEPSVSDEELLTDEARVKKLLDENGGRMKQVNIVDETGWSKSKVSMLLSEMEEEGDISKLRVGRENIISLEGHEPDAAGSPLEGE, translated from the coding sequence ATGAGACGGCTGCTGGCAGTCGGTCTGGTGGTCGCCTTGCTCGTCGGTACGGTGCCCGTAACGTCTGTTTCCGGGACACCGACGGCGCGCGACGCGACCGCGGCGCCGAAGACACTGGGTGCCGCCGAGGACTTCGACAGCGTCGAGTTCCACGTCACGGTCTACGAGAACGGGACCGCCGAGTGGACGTTTATGTACCAGCGGACGCTGAACAACGAGTCCGAACGCCAGCAGTTCCATCGGTTCGCCAACGAGTTCAACAACAACTCGACGAAGCTCTACACGCAGTTCAAAGCGCAGGCTCAGCGACTGACGAGCGCCGGCCAGAACGTCACCGGACGCGCGATGAAGGCCGAGAGCTTCTCGAAGAACGCCGAGGTCGGCGGACTGGTCAACAACAACCGCGGCATCGTGCAGATGTCGTTCCAGTGGACCGGGTTCGCCAGCGCCGACGGCGACACCCTCGTCATCGGCGACGTGTTCGAGGGCGGCCTCTACATCGGCCCGAACCAGTCGATGGTCGTCCACTCCGGCCCGCAACTGCGGTTCCAGTCGGTTTCCCCGAACGTCTCGTCGATGGCCGGCGACGACCTGGCTTCGAGCGAGTCGGTCACGTGGCAGGGCGAGCGCGACTTCACCGACCGCCGGCCGCGCGTGAAGTTCGAACCCGTCAAGACGACCCCCACCGTGACGACCGAGACGGGGGACGCGAACGAGACGACGCCGGGCAACGCGTCCCAACCGCCGGCCAACGGCGGGTCGCCGCTGTTCCTGTTCGTCGCCGCCGTCGTCGTCCTTCTGGGACTGGCGGCGGCGTTCGCGTGGCGGCAGGGCGACTTCGGCTCGCTCGGCGGGACGAGCGACAACCCCGGAAGCGGCGGGGCGGGCGGCGCCGGCGCAGCCGCGGTCCAACAGCGAGACGACCCCGCACCGGAACCGTCGGTCAGCGACGAGGAACTGCTGACCGACGAGGCCCGGGTGAAGAAGCTACTAGACGAGAATGGCGGCCGGATGAAGCAGGTCAACATCGTCGACGAAACCGGCTGGTCGAAGTCGAAGGTGAGTATGCTCCTCTCGGAGATGGAGGAGGAAGGCGACATCAGCAAGCTCCGGGTCGGCCGCGAGAACATCATCAGCCTCGAAGGTCACGAACCCGACGCCGCCGGGTCGCCGCTTGAAGGCGAGTGA
- a CDS encoding CHAT domain-containing protein, producing MNPAFRPLPDDSGLEVVDPIETRRVAMVTDDPVTPTPTSAEAFPAPVDAACRISTDGFAISGGIRVDVRRPDFAHRDTLISCGTRTFPAAEHVVELHLPVKVYLRVDGRLTVESRTSSVRLDFGAPTDVRVGARSYHSSPAGTVTVPDDPEAVMRAVSTFSSALKTTSPERSWATLRGHPPRVERGDSLRVPDGLEPPETGVTIRVPPDYGSIYAVTPLSYYLGAAVRPGETAAVTADAGVEFRLGDDPTEVADAARRLLERAFVLDCVTRTEGLYPDNFHEREVLERYVDLDFAALYDASLAERLAAYLSVPDEAVDAVRPTWHRVTYVRPDPQAVELLPYAVDALSHVLVKDTSETTWSATESQVRTENLLGEFKRDPESVDDGDADSNGASIRLKSGAESSERGTRDDAAFVPLPDEDALVGAWIGDETPLNGAKLLPAAFERDATPSTDGVVDIAVVCNDTEMREEWAAVTEIYQSRDDVRVNVDCEFDVSRDRLRDVLGRETDLLHFVGHIDGRGLKCDDGVLDAETLDDVGATTVLLNGCRSHDQGVALVEAGTNAAVVSLADLWNAGAVEVGETFARLLRFGFDVGSAMAVVREYTSLGRDYVVVGDPGVMVAQSRSGVVTVVHLLDASDCGGESWDGTSLEGEVTIELCAYPTSQMGLGGTSRPNVPEATAQHLSVGRCGRTTTTAASLREAVADDPTPMVVDGELVWSDEWFADG from the coding sequence ATGAACCCCGCGTTCCGTCCGCTGCCGGACGACTCCGGCCTCGAAGTGGTCGACCCCATCGAGACTCGACGAGTCGCGATGGTCACCGACGACCCCGTGACGCCGACGCCGACGTCCGCCGAGGCGTTCCCGGCGCCGGTCGACGCCGCCTGTCGAATCAGCACCGACGGGTTCGCGATCTCCGGCGGCATCCGGGTCGACGTTCGCAGGCCCGACTTCGCACACCGGGACACCCTCATCTCGTGCGGAACTCGGACGTTCCCGGCGGCCGAGCACGTCGTCGAACTCCACCTGCCCGTCAAAGTGTACCTGCGGGTCGACGGTCGGCTGACGGTGGAGTCGAGGACGAGCTCGGTTCGGTTAGACTTCGGGGCGCCGACCGACGTGCGGGTCGGCGCCCGGTCGTACCACAGTTCGCCCGCCGGAACCGTCACGGTCCCCGACGACCCGGAGGCGGTCATGCGGGCGGTTTCGACGTTCTCCTCGGCACTGAAGACCACCTCGCCGGAGCGGTCGTGGGCGACGTTGCGGGGCCATCCGCCCAGGGTCGAGCGGGGGGACTCCCTCCGCGTTCCGGACGGCCTCGAACCGCCCGAAACCGGCGTCACGATTCGCGTGCCGCCGGACTACGGCTCGATTTACGCGGTGACGCCGCTGTCGTACTACCTCGGCGCGGCGGTCCGTCCGGGCGAAACGGCGGCCGTGACCGCCGACGCCGGCGTCGAGTTCCGTCTCGGCGACGACCCGACCGAGGTGGCCGACGCCGCGAGACGACTCCTCGAACGCGCGTTCGTCCTCGACTGCGTGACGCGAACCGAAGGACTGTACCCTGACAACTTCCACGAGCGCGAGGTGCTCGAACGGTACGTCGACCTCGACTTCGCGGCGCTGTACGACGCGTCGCTCGCCGAGCGACTCGCCGCGTACCTGTCGGTGCCCGACGAGGCGGTCGACGCCGTCAGGCCGACGTGGCACCGGGTCACCTACGTCCGGCCCGACCCGCAGGCGGTCGAACTCCTCCCCTACGCCGTCGACGCCCTCTCGCACGTCCTGGTGAAAGACACGAGCGAGACGACGTGGTCGGCCACGGAGAGCCAGGTTCGCACCGAGAACCTCCTCGGCGAATTCAAGCGCGACCCCGAATCGGTCGACGACGGAGACGCCGACTCGAACGGGGCGTCGATTCGGTTGAAGTCGGGCGCCGAATCGTCGGAGCGGGGGACCCGCGACGACGCCGCGTTCGTCCCGCTCCCCGACGAGGACGCGCTGGTCGGCGCGTGGATCGGCGACGAGACGCCGCTGAACGGCGCGAAACTGCTTCCGGCCGCGTTCGAGCGCGACGCGACGCCCTCGACCGACGGCGTCGTCGACATCGCGGTGGTCTGCAACGACACCGAGATGCGCGAAGAGTGGGCGGCCGTCACGGAGATATACCAGAGCCGCGACGACGTCCGGGTGAACGTGGACTGCGAGTTCGACGTCTCGCGCGACCGCCTGCGCGACGTCCTCGGTCGGGAAACCGACCTCCTCCACTTCGTCGGGCACATCGACGGTCGGGGGCTGAAGTGCGACGACGGCGTGCTCGACGCCGAGACGCTGGACGACGTCGGCGCGACGACCGTCCTGTTGAACGGCTGTCGCTCGCACGACCAGGGGGTCGCGCTCGTCGAGGCCGGCACGAACGCCGCCGTCGTGAGCCTCGCCGACCTCTGGAACGCCGGCGCGGTCGAGGTCGGTGAGACGTTCGCGCGCCTCCTCCGCTTCGGCTTCGACGTGGGGAGCGCGATGGCGGTCGTCCGCGAGTACACGTCGCTCGGCCGCGACTACGTGGTCGTCGGCGACCCCGGCGTCATGGTCGCCCAGTCCCGGTCCGGCGTCGTCACCGTCGTTCACCTGCTCGACGCTTCGGACTGCGGTGGCGAGTCGTGGGACGGCACGTCGTTGGAGGGCGAGGTGACCATCGAGTTGTGCGCCTACCCGACGAGCCAAATGGGACTCGGCGGGACCAGCCGCCCGAACGTGCCGGAGGCCACCGCCCAGCACCTCAGCGTCGGGCGGTGCGGTCGGACCACCACGACCGCGGCGTCGCTCCGCGAGGCGGTCGCCGACGACCCGACGCCGATGGTCGTCGACGGCGAGTTGGTGTGGAGCGACGAGTGGTTCGCCGACGGGTGA
- a CDS encoding DUF2332 domain-containing protein, which translates to MAGYKNTFDKFADVEARGSSPLYESLSHGIADDEELLTLAEEVPDDQPAPNLLFAAVQYLLFERPDEVLADYFSSITASPKSAREGAYGAFRRFCLSNRDDIISLLQSRRVQTNVIRRSSILLPIFEYLSRRCNRIPLGVVEIGPSAGLNLLLDKYGYQYGQYGQYGDSKSPVQLSSEIRGDEEPPLPEELPPVGKRLGIDLTILDVRNEDDVRWLRALIWPEHEERRSLIEGAVSVARESPPELIEGNALTDLENVCSEVPEKEQLFIFNTHVLYQFTVEQQEEFAELVDGIGQSRDLFWANCEWHGDEPEVRLVEYKDGVKSTDTVALYDSHGQWIEWCQ; encoded by the coding sequence ATGGCTGGTTACAAAAATACGTTCGACAAGTTCGCCGATGTCGAAGCTCGCGGTTCCTCTCCTCTCTACGAATCGCTCTCACACGGTATTGCTGACGACGAAGAACTCCTCACCCTTGCTGAGGAAGTTCCCGATGACCAGCCTGCACCGAATCTACTCTTCGCCGCAGTACAGTACCTCCTCTTTGAACGCCCTGATGAGGTTCTTGCAGACTACTTCTCAAGCATTACTGCATCCCCGAAATCCGCGAGAGAAGGAGCGTATGGAGCGTTTCGGAGATTCTGTCTCTCCAATCGAGATGACATCATTTCCCTCCTACAGTCGCGGCGTGTCCAAACGAACGTGATTAGACGGAGTTCCATTTTACTCCCCATATTTGAGTACCTCTCCCGCCGATGCAATCGGATTCCTCTCGGGGTCGTCGAAATCGGCCCGAGTGCAGGTCTGAATCTCCTGTTGGACAAGTATGGCTATCAGTACGGACAATACGGGCAGTACGGCGACTCGAAGTCCCCTGTACAACTCTCGTCTGAAATTCGTGGTGATGAGGAACCACCACTACCGGAAGAACTACCGCCAGTAGGAAAGCGACTCGGAATCGACCTCACCATACTTGACGTTCGGAATGAAGACGATGTTCGCTGGCTTCGCGCTCTCATCTGGCCCGAACACGAAGAGCGACGGAGTCTCATCGAAGGTGCCGTTTCTGTGGCGCGTGAGTCACCGCCAGAACTCATCGAAGGAAATGCGCTGACTGACCTAGAGAACGTTTGTAGCGAAGTTCCCGAGAAGGAACAGCTGTTCATCTTCAACACGCACGTTCTCTATCAATTTACAGTCGAACAGCAAGAGGAGTTCGCGGAGTTAGTTGACGGAATCGGACAGTCTCGTGACCTGTTCTGGGCGAACTGTGAGTGGCATGGAGACGAACCAGAGGTGCGACTCGTGGAGTACAAAGATGGAG